Proteins co-encoded in one Kribbella qitaiheensis genomic window:
- a CDS encoding BTAD domain-containing putative transcriptional regulator, with amino-acid sequence MSTRYGGGISAGRAELVQFGVLGPVVAWEETGEPVALKGPQHRAVLGRLIVARGRVVPVELLVDDLWADPPTGAVSAVRTFVAALRRAVEPDRAPRTPPRVLVTVGPGYAFRAEPDAVDAWRFERVVSTTLAPEQALKRLDEALGWWRGPAYADFAEAHWATAERSRLTELRLRAAEQQAEARLALGLAGEAIPDLDAHVTEHPWREDAWRLLALALYQSDRQGDALAVLRRARALLVEQLAVDPGPALRRLETDILNQAEHLRAPGVRSTGVGKVWEDAAAAYDEAVGAGARARLESTVGLLRNLAVTGGGGLEAARRHRLAAIAAAEEIGDVELTARVIGAYDVPAIWTRSDDEEHARQVVAAAERTLVALPADRAAARARLLATIALESRGTRESRGPEAAAEAEQLARRLDDPSLLGFALNGVFMQTFQRAGLAPRRDQIGAELINLATAHDLVSYEVLGHLIRIQALSALGDFTQADHHAAAVDLLAVRRELPLVGVFTQWYRVLRLAAEGQTPTAGLDAAYREAAKSLDGAGMPGLQHGLLPLALLAVHGQPGRDEDWGPYEPWVRPLVLLADNRPDEAAASLTAIPDPPKDLMYEAMWCLLLRAAVAVGNQPMTDRARAELAPAAGELAGASSGLLTFGWVSDLLAED; translated from the coding sequence ATGAGCACGCGTTACGGTGGCGGCATCTCTGCGGGAAGGGCTGAGCTGGTGCAGTTCGGAGTACTGGGACCCGTGGTGGCCTGGGAAGAGACCGGTGAGCCGGTGGCGCTCAAGGGCCCGCAGCACCGCGCGGTGCTCGGCCGGTTGATCGTTGCCCGCGGCCGCGTAGTACCGGTCGAGCTCCTGGTCGACGACCTGTGGGCGGATCCACCTACTGGAGCTGTCAGCGCCGTACGCACCTTCGTCGCCGCGCTGCGTCGAGCGGTGGAGCCCGACAGAGCTCCTCGTACGCCGCCGCGCGTGCTGGTGACGGTAGGGCCGGGCTACGCGTTCCGAGCCGAGCCGGACGCGGTGGACGCCTGGCGTTTCGAGCGGGTCGTGTCCACCACGCTCGCACCAGAGCAAGCGTTGAAGCGACTGGATGAGGCACTCGGCTGGTGGCGTGGACCGGCGTACGCGGACTTTGCTGAGGCGCACTGGGCGACAGCAGAGCGGTCCCGGCTGACAGAGCTGCGTCTGCGGGCAGCCGAGCAACAAGCAGAAGCGCGGCTCGCACTAGGACTGGCAGGGGAAGCGATCCCGGACCTGGATGCGCACGTGACCGAGCACCCTTGGCGTGAGGACGCCTGGCGACTGCTGGCGCTCGCGCTGTACCAATCCGACCGCCAGGGCGACGCCCTTGCCGTACTACGACGCGCCCGCGCCCTCCTCGTCGAGCAACTCGCGGTGGACCCGGGCCCGGCGTTGCGTCGCCTGGAGACCGACATCCTCAACCAGGCTGAGCATCTGCGCGCACCCGGCGTACGTAGTACTGGCGTCGGCAAGGTGTGGGAGGACGCGGCCGCGGCGTACGACGAAGCGGTGGGTGCGGGAGCCCGGGCGCGACTGGAGTCGACGGTCGGGTTGCTGCGGAACCTGGCTGTCACGGGCGGCGGCGGCCTGGAGGCGGCGAGACGCCACAGGTTGGCAGCGATCGCTGCTGCCGAGGAGATCGGCGATGTGGAGCTCACGGCGAGAGTGATTGGCGCGTACGACGTACCGGCGATCTGGACGCGGTCGGACGACGAGGAACACGCGCGGCAGGTGGTCGCTGCGGCAGAGCGGACCTTGGTCGCTCTCCCCGCCGACCGTGCCGCTGCGAGAGCACGGCTGCTCGCCACGATCGCGCTGGAGTCACGCGGTACCAGGGAATCGCGCGGCCCCGAGGCGGCTGCCGAAGCGGAACAGCTCGCCCGCCGGCTGGACGATCCGAGCCTGCTGGGATTCGCGCTCAACGGTGTCTTCATGCAGACCTTCCAACGTGCAGGCCTCGCACCACGCAGAGACCAGATCGGCGCCGAGCTCATCAACCTGGCTACCGCTCACGACCTCGTCAGCTATGAAGTCCTTGGCCATCTCATCCGGATCCAGGCGCTCAGCGCGCTCGGAGACTTCACCCAGGCCGACCACCATGCGGCTGCAGTAGACCTCCTCGCCGTACGCCGGGAGCTGCCCCTGGTCGGCGTCTTCACCCAGTGGTACCGCGTACTGCGCCTCGCCGCCGAAGGTCAGACACCAACCGCCGGCCTTGACGCCGCCTACCGCGAGGCAGCCAAGTCGCTCGACGGTGCAGGCATGCCCGGCCTGCAGCACGGCCTCCTGCCGCTCGCTCTCCTCGCTGTCCACGGACAGCCGGGCAGAGACGAGGACTGGGGACCTTACGAGCCCTGGGTTCGTCCTCTGGTCCTACTCGCCGACAACCGGCCCGACGAAGCCGCAGCATCATTGACCGCGATCCCCGATCCGCCCAAGGACTTGATGTACGAAGCGATGTGGTGCCTGCTCCTGAGAGCTGCCGTTGCTGTCGGCAACCAACCGATGACCGATCGGGCCAGGGCTGAGCTCGCGCCCGCAGCGGGGGAACTGGCAGGCGCGAGCTCCGGCCTGCTCACCTTCGGCTGGGTGTCGGACCTGCTGGCGGAAGATTGA
- a CDS encoding AIM24 family protein, producing the protein MRSELFAATNQEQESAQAGLRLQNSKLLKIELRGEVFARQGAMVAYQGNVQFEAQGSGGIGKFLKQKLTGEGIPLMKMRGEGDVFLADRAADIYLIDLEGPHDGLSINGANVLAFEPTLSWDIKMVQGAGMMSNSGLFNCNFTGRGRIAITTKGTPVVLTVDQPTYADPQAAVCWSTSLQTGYTRADSIGLGTLLGRSTGEAFTMSFNGQGFVVVQPSEEPPGGFIGGSGGGQQAGQDGGVAGMLGGLLGGR; encoded by the coding sequence ATGCGAAGTGAACTGTTCGCCGCGACCAATCAGGAGCAGGAGTCTGCTCAGGCCGGTCTGCGGTTGCAGAATTCGAAGTTGCTCAAGATCGAGCTCCGTGGCGAGGTGTTCGCGCGGCAGGGGGCGATGGTCGCGTACCAGGGCAACGTGCAGTTCGAGGCGCAGGGCTCGGGCGGGATCGGCAAGTTCCTGAAGCAGAAACTCACCGGCGAAGGCATTCCGCTGATGAAGATGCGCGGCGAGGGCGACGTGTTCCTCGCCGACCGGGCCGCGGACATCTACCTGATCGACCTGGAGGGCCCACACGACGGGCTCAGCATCAACGGGGCGAACGTGCTCGCCTTCGAGCCGACGCTCAGCTGGGACATCAAGATGGTCCAGGGCGCCGGCATGATGTCGAACTCCGGGCTGTTCAACTGCAACTTCACCGGCCGGGGCCGGATCGCGATCACGACCAAGGGCACGCCGGTCGTGCTGACGGTGGACCAGCCGACGTACGCCGATCCGCAGGCGGCGGTCTGCTGGTCGACCAGCTTGCAGACCGGGTACACCCGGGCCGACTCGATCGGCCTCGGCACGCTGCTCGGCCGGAGCACCGGCGAGGCGTTCACGATGAGCTTCAACGGCCAGGGGTTCGTCGTCGTCCAGCCGTCCGAGGAGCCGCCAGGCGGTTTCATCGGTGGCTCCGGCGGCGGCCAGCAAGCGGGCCAGGACGGTGGCGTGGCCGGAATGCTGGGCGGACTTCTCGGCGGCCGCTGA
- a CDS encoding NAD-dependent epimerase/dehydratase family protein — protein MAQVVMVTGVSRDAGARCARRLAADPAIGTVIGIDVVPPRAELGRVRFVRADIRNPVIAKVIAGEDVDTVVHTGVVATPGSAGGRSSMKEINVIGTMQLLAACQKAPGVRKLVVKSSTTVYGAGPRDPAMFTEEMAPRAIHQTGLSKDAVEVEGYVRGFARRRPDVAVTTLRMANWIGPQTDSPITRYFAMAVVPTVFGYDARLQFLHENDGVEAIHHATVNDLPGTFNLAGDGVLSLSQAIRRLGRPAFPLPSFTAGGTAAVVRRARLADFSPDQITFLTYGRAVDTTRMRTDFGFEPEYTTAAAFDDFRRSLRPGAVTSASRLLTAGLGALRG, from the coding sequence GTGGCACAGGTAGTGATGGTTACCGGCGTCTCCCGGGACGCCGGTGCTCGTTGTGCCCGCCGCCTGGCCGCGGATCCAGCGATCGGGACCGTGATCGGCATCGACGTGGTTCCGCCACGTGCCGAGCTCGGTCGGGTCCGGTTCGTCCGCGCGGACATCCGCAACCCCGTGATAGCCAAAGTCATAGCCGGTGAGGACGTCGACACTGTCGTCCACACGGGCGTCGTGGCGACCCCTGGCAGCGCCGGTGGCCGGTCGTCGATGAAAGAGATCAACGTCATCGGCACCATGCAACTGCTCGCCGCGTGCCAGAAGGCGCCCGGCGTCCGCAAGCTGGTGGTGAAGTCCTCGACCACCGTGTACGGCGCGGGTCCACGCGACCCCGCGATGTTCACCGAGGAGATGGCTCCCCGGGCGATTCACCAGACCGGGTTGAGCAAGGACGCCGTCGAGGTCGAGGGATATGTGCGCGGGTTCGCCCGGCGCCGTCCCGATGTGGCGGTCACCACACTGCGGATGGCCAACTGGATCGGCCCGCAGACCGACTCACCGATCACCCGGTACTTCGCGATGGCGGTCGTCCCTACCGTCTTCGGGTACGACGCCCGCCTGCAGTTCCTGCACGAGAACGACGGCGTCGAAGCGATCCACCACGCCACGGTCAACGACCTGCCCGGCACCTTCAACCTGGCCGGCGACGGCGTGCTCTCGCTGTCGCAGGCGATCCGGCGACTCGGCCGGCCCGCGTTCCCGTTGCCCTCGTTCACCGCGGGCGGTACCGCCGCCGTCGTACGCCGGGCCCGGCTGGCCGACTTCTCGCCGGACCAGATCACCTTCCTTACTTATGGCCGTGCGGTCGACACCACCCGGATGCGAACCGACTTCGGCTTCGAGCCGGAGTACACGACCGCTGCCGCCTTCGACGACTTCCGCCGTTCGCTTCGGCCTGGTGCGGTCACCTCGGCCTCGCGGCTGCTGACCGCCGGACTCGGAGCACTCCGTGGCTGA
- a CDS encoding helix-turn-helix transcriptional regulator, with protein sequence MYDDLSPTSRALLLLELIQNSPGIGASRLAERLGVSERAIGRYVGIVREAGVPIESTRGPYGGYRVGRGARVPPLMFTTTEALALVMAALDGHHNAADPADPVGSALGKIMRVLPASVADPVDAVRRIAAGRGQDPPTPEPETTAKLVQACSSTSPLRLAYRLNSGTERPMDVDPWAVVVRHGRWYLLCWSHAKDARRALRIDRIRTVETLDGTFTPPADLNPKQALEEQLSEGWKYQVEVVIEAPFDEVAPCLPRALGRLDAITPTTTRLIGSTENPGWYVEQLTAVRAPFQILKSPELQAAAEEIGRRLLRSVQPPE encoded by the coding sequence GTGTACGACGACCTGAGCCCGACCTCGCGGGCGTTGCTGCTGCTCGAGTTGATCCAGAACAGCCCGGGCATCGGGGCGTCCCGGCTGGCTGAGCGGCTCGGGGTGTCCGAGCGGGCGATCGGCCGGTACGTCGGGATCGTGCGCGAGGCGGGCGTCCCGATCGAGTCCACCCGTGGCCCGTACGGCGGCTACCGCGTCGGCCGGGGAGCCCGGGTTCCACCGCTGATGTTCACCACCACCGAGGCTCTCGCGCTGGTGATGGCGGCCCTCGACGGACACCACAACGCCGCCGACCCGGCCGATCCGGTGGGCAGCGCGCTCGGCAAGATCATGCGGGTCCTGCCCGCGTCGGTCGCCGACCCGGTCGACGCCGTCCGGCGGATCGCCGCCGGCCGCGGCCAGGATCCGCCGACGCCCGAACCCGAAACCACCGCGAAGCTGGTCCAGGCCTGCTCCTCGACCAGCCCACTGCGGCTGGCCTATCGCCTGAACTCCGGCACCGAGCGGCCGATGGACGTCGATCCCTGGGCGGTCGTCGTCCGGCACGGCCGCTGGTATCTGCTCTGCTGGTCGCACGCCAAGGATGCGCGCCGTGCCCTGCGGATCGACCGGATCCGGACCGTCGAGACGCTCGACGGAACCTTCACCCCGCCGGCCGACCTGAACCCGAAGCAGGCGCTCGAGGAGCAACTCTCAGAGGGCTGGAAGTACCAGGTCGAGGTCGTCATCGAAGCGCCGTTCGACGAAGTCGCGCCCTGCCTCCCGCGCGCGCTCGGCCGGCTGGACGCGATCACACCGACCACTACCCGGTTGATCGGCAGTACGGAGAACCCCGGCTGGTACGTCGAACAGCTGACCGCCGTCCGGGCTCCGTTCCAGATCCTCAAGTCACCCGAGCTGCAGGCCGCGGCCGAAGAGATCGGCCGTCGGCTGCTGCGCTCGGTCCAGCCGCCCGAGTGA
- a CDS encoding 30S ribosomal protein bS22 yields the protein MGSVIKKRRKRMAKKKHRKLLKKTRVQRRKLGK from the coding sequence GTGGGTTCTGTTATCAAGAAGCGCCGTAAGCGGATGGCGAAGAAGAAGCACCGCAAGCTGTTGAAGAAGACGCGGGTGCAGCGCCGCAAGCTCGGCAAGTAG
- a CDS encoding lysophospholipid acyltransferase family protein produces MADADVIPIGSGGRPGRGSGRRTTPSSAARALAGPGASGAKSAKSRERKPAGDRSRRKVEDADLLIEEPGEDTHEPAATDAGQFAGFERMIRDTLGADGERKVAELLAFLRRRLTGDYELDEFGFDSDLTDQVLLPFLRPLAEKWFRVEVRGIENIPETGSALIVANHSGTMPLDGLITQLVVADHTNRPLRTLAADLVFKTPFVGELSRKGGATLANNDDAERLLRGGNLVGVWPEGFKGLGKPFSERYKLQRFGRGGFVSAAMRTGVPIVPCSIVGAEEIYPLVGNMASLARLVGVPYIPVTPFFPLLGPLGLVPLPSKWLIEFGEPIRTDDFPDGAADDPMLVFNVTDQVRETIQQTLYALLMQRRSVFF; encoded by the coding sequence GTGGCTGACGCGGACGTGATCCCGATCGGTTCCGGCGGCCGCCCGGGCCGCGGCAGCGGACGCCGTACGACGCCGTCGTCCGCGGCTCGTGCACTCGCCGGACCGGGCGCCTCGGGAGCCAAGTCGGCCAAATCGCGCGAGCGGAAGCCCGCCGGTGACCGGTCGCGGCGCAAGGTCGAGGACGCCGATCTCCTGATCGAGGAGCCCGGCGAGGACACCCACGAACCAGCCGCGACGGATGCCGGTCAGTTCGCCGGGTTCGAGCGGATGATCCGGGACACGCTCGGCGCGGACGGCGAACGCAAGGTCGCCGAGCTGCTGGCCTTCCTGCGGCGCCGGCTGACCGGGGACTACGAGCTCGACGAGTTCGGCTTCGACTCCGACCTCACCGACCAGGTGCTGCTCCCGTTCCTGCGCCCACTCGCGGAGAAGTGGTTCCGGGTCGAGGTGCGCGGGATCGAGAACATCCCCGAGACCGGCAGCGCCCTGATCGTCGCGAACCACTCGGGCACGATGCCGCTGGACGGACTGATCACCCAGCTGGTCGTCGCGGACCATACGAATCGGCCGCTGCGCACGCTGGCGGCGGACCTGGTGTTCAAGACCCCGTTCGTCGGCGAGCTGTCCCGCAAGGGTGGAGCGACGCTGGCGAACAACGACGATGCCGAGCGGCTGCTCCGCGGCGGCAACCTGGTCGGGGTCTGGCCGGAGGGGTTCAAGGGACTCGGCAAGCCGTTCAGCGAGCGGTACAAGCTGCAGCGGTTCGGCCGGGGCGGATTCGTCAGCGCGGCAATGCGGACCGGCGTACCGATCGTGCCGTGCTCGATCGTCGGCGCCGAGGAGATCTACCCGCTGGTCGGCAACATGGCGTCGCTGGCCCGGCTGGTGGGCGTGCCGTACATCCCGGTCACGCCGTTCTTCCCGCTGCTCGGCCCGCTCGGCCTGGTCCCGCTGCCGTCGAAGTGGCTGATCGAGTTCGGTGAACCGATCCGCACCGACGACTTCCCCGACGGTGCCGCCGACGACCCGATGCTGGTCTTCAACGTCACCGACCAGGTCCGCGAGACCATCCAGCAGACCTTGTACGCGCTCCTGATGCAGCGGCGCAGCGTCTTCTTCTAG
- a CDS encoding sigma-70 family RNA polymerase sigma factor produces MRRAELVDRAQAGDVGAFGELYDEYSLTVYRYIYARVSSSALAEDLTSETFVRALRALDSFRWQGRDFGAWLVTIARNLITDHYKSGRVRLEVVTDEIETHDRQTEGPEVDVLAAATAEVLRDAVAALPDEQRDCLTMRFFAGLSIAETAKALEKSEGAVKQLQLRAVRHLAKVIPKDLR; encoded by the coding sequence ATGAGACGCGCAGAGCTCGTCGATCGCGCCCAGGCAGGGGACGTCGGTGCGTTCGGCGAGCTGTACGACGAGTACTCGCTGACCGTGTATCGGTACATCTACGCGCGGGTGTCGTCGTCGGCACTGGCCGAGGACCTGACCAGTGAGACGTTCGTCCGGGCGCTGCGCGCGCTGGACTCGTTCCGCTGGCAGGGCCGGGACTTCGGGGCCTGGCTGGTCACCATCGCCAGGAACCTGATCACCGACCACTACAAATCGGGCCGGGTCCGGCTCGAGGTGGTCACGGACGAGATCGAGACGCACGACCGGCAGACCGAGGGGCCGGAGGTCGATGTTCTGGCCGCCGCCACCGCCGAGGTGCTCCGGGACGCGGTCGCGGCCTTGCCCGACGAGCAGCGCGACTGCCTGACGATGCGGTTCTTCGCCGGTCTGTCGATCGCGGAAACGGCCAAGGCGCTGGAGAAATCAGAGGGCGCAGTCAAGCAACTGCAACTGAGGGCCGTCCGGCACTTGGCGAAGGTTATCCCCAAGGACTTGAGGTGA
- a CDS encoding GNAT family N-acetyltransferase, producing the protein MANRSGLRLVGDGLVLREWERGDLAAMVKLFDDPEVAFWTPLVSPFDLEAAKAYLDRAHSDNGRIQLAITVDGGEPMGEVLLMPDRLALGYSVGAAFRGQRLAVRALKLLTAYAHEEAGLPRVTLEIEGDNAASSGVARSAGYRLTDLPPTVVTDKGREVSLLTWEHLG; encoded by the coding sequence ATGGCGAACAGATCTGGGCTTCGGTTGGTGGGGGACGGGCTGGTACTGCGGGAGTGGGAGCGGGGTGATCTCGCGGCGATGGTGAAGCTGTTCGACGATCCCGAGGTCGCCTTCTGGACGCCGTTGGTGTCGCCGTTCGATCTGGAGGCGGCGAAGGCCTATCTGGATCGCGCCCACAGCGACAACGGGCGGATCCAGCTTGCGATCACCGTCGATGGGGGAGAGCCGATGGGTGAGGTCTTGCTGATGCCGGACCGCTTGGCGCTGGGCTACTCGGTCGGGGCCGCCTTCCGTGGCCAGCGCCTCGCAGTACGGGCGTTGAAGCTGCTGACGGCGTACGCGCACGAGGAGGCCGGGCTGCCCCGCGTGACCCTGGAGATCGAGGGGGACAACGCCGCCAGCTCAGGAGTGGCCCGAAGCGCCGGCTATCGACTCACTGACCTCCCGCCGACCGTCGTGACGGACAAGGGCCGCGAGGTCTCCCTGCTCACCTGGGAACACCTCGGCTAG
- a CDS encoding class I adenylate-forming enzyme family protein, translating to MNFNFADILRDTAQRHGERPALVDGDRRLTWNELEAAVDSTARGFAAAGLVPGYRVVVLMANSVEFVISYLGILRAGLVAVPLNTGLTKSEISTVIEHSGARLAIADGDLADKIEGIRTVRAGELTGDAPLTPQTDPETLAVLLYTSGTSGDPRAAMLTHRALAANVKNLADLGEGRMGPEDVVLGVLPMFHAFGLNAVLGWVVATGAALVVDRRFDSTHTLEQIRSYGVTRLPLAPPALNALLARDDLKEALETIKVVLTGASSLDRGMADRFEQATGLFVHQGYGLTEASPGVTTTLGEHDPKAGSVGRPLPNVELRIADDQGEDVEGDDPGEILVRGANLFSGYWPDGVDGPDDQGWYRTGDVGYLDADSDLFLVDRLRELIIVSGFNVFPSEVEEVLVQAPGVREAAVIGIPSGETGEAVKAFVVRETGAVADPAGIRQFAETRLARFKCPVEIEVVDHLPHSVTGKVAKGRLRADG from the coding sequence GTGAACTTCAACTTTGCGGACATTCTTCGTGACACAGCGCAACGTCACGGCGAACGTCCGGCCCTGGTCGACGGGGACCGGCGGCTGACCTGGAACGAGCTGGAGGCGGCTGTCGACAGCACCGCCCGCGGGTTCGCCGCGGCCGGCCTCGTGCCCGGTTACCGGGTGGTCGTCCTGATGGCGAACAGTGTCGAGTTTGTCATCTCCTACCTGGGGATTCTCCGCGCCGGACTGGTCGCCGTACCGCTGAACACGGGCCTGACGAAGAGCGAGATCTCGACCGTGATCGAGCACTCCGGGGCCCGCCTCGCGATCGCCGACGGAGACCTCGCGGACAAGATCGAGGGCATCCGGACGGTCCGCGCGGGCGAGCTCACCGGTGACGCTCCGCTTACGCCACAGACCGACCCGGAGACACTCGCGGTCCTCCTCTACACGTCCGGAACCAGTGGTGATCCGCGCGCGGCGATGCTCACCCACCGGGCACTCGCGGCGAACGTGAAGAATCTCGCCGACCTCGGTGAGGGCCGGATGGGCCCGGAGGACGTGGTGCTCGGCGTGTTGCCGATGTTCCACGCGTTCGGCCTGAACGCGGTCCTCGGCTGGGTGGTCGCCACCGGTGCGGCGCTGGTCGTCGACCGGCGGTTCGACTCGACCCACACGCTCGAGCAGATCCGCTCGTACGGCGTGACGCGGTTGCCGCTGGCACCGCCGGCGCTCAATGCTTTGCTCGCCAGGGACGACCTGAAGGAAGCCCTCGAGACGATCAAGGTGGTGCTCACCGGCGCGTCCAGCCTGGACCGGGGGATGGCGGACCGGTTCGAGCAGGCGACCGGGCTGTTCGTGCACCAGGGATACGGACTGACCGAGGCATCGCCAGGCGTCACCACCACGCTGGGCGAGCACGACCCGAAGGCCGGCTCAGTGGGTCGCCCACTGCCCAATGTCGAGCTGCGGATCGCCGACGATCAAGGCGAGGACGTCGAGGGTGACGACCCCGGCGAGATCCTGGTCCGCGGCGCCAACCTCTTCTCCGGCTACTGGCCGGACGGTGTGGACGGACCGGACGACCAAGGCTGGTACCGCACCGGCGATGTCGGCTATCTCGACGCGGACAGCGACCTGTTCCTGGTCGACCGGCTGCGCGAGTTGATCATCGTCTCCGGCTTCAACGTCTTCCCGAGCGAGGTCGAGGAGGTTCTCGTCCAGGCGCCGGGCGTCCGCGAGGCAGCGGTGATCGGCATCCCGTCCGGGGAGACCGGCGAGGCGGTGAAGGCGTTCGTCGTCCGGGAGACCGGCGCGGTCGCGGATCCGGCCGGGATCAGGCAGTTCGCCGAGACGCGGCTGGCCCGGTTCAAGTGCCCGGTCGAGATCGAGGTCGTCGACCACCTGCCGCACTCGGTCACCGGAAAAGTGGCCAAGGGCCGGTTGCGGGCCGACGGATGA
- a CDS encoding alpha/beta fold hydrolase, translating to MKISGFDYQRLEGADGVRLNVAVGGTGSPIVLLHGFPQTHLMWREVARDLAADHTVICPDLRGYGDSDKPVEGYSKRVMAADIVAIAGALGHERFALAGHDRGALVAFRAGLDHPGTVTHLACLDVLPTLDMWNALQGVNAAVAFHLYLMALPPGLPEELIAASPDAFFGYFLDLWAKSPFPADVRAEYLDACRKAVPSIVADYRATAGIDVQEDQADLATGNQLQMPVTVLQQDWGAQLGFDAASLWQAWAPKLEHLTVDYGHFMAEEAPAEIAAILRGLLKR from the coding sequence ATGAAGATCAGCGGGTTCGACTACCAGCGGCTGGAGGGTGCCGACGGGGTCCGGCTCAACGTGGCGGTCGGGGGCACCGGGAGCCCGATCGTGTTGCTGCACGGATTCCCGCAGACGCACCTCATGTGGCGGGAGGTGGCTCGCGACCTCGCGGCGGACCACACGGTCATCTGCCCGGATCTGCGAGGGTATGGCGACAGCGACAAGCCTGTCGAGGGCTACTCGAAGCGAGTCATGGCGGCCGACATCGTCGCGATCGCCGGCGCGCTGGGGCATGAGCGGTTCGCGCTGGCCGGCCACGACCGTGGCGCGTTGGTGGCCTTCCGTGCCGGGCTGGACCATCCCGGCACGGTCACCCACCTCGCCTGCCTCGACGTACTGCCGACGCTGGACATGTGGAACGCCTTACAGGGCGTGAACGCGGCCGTGGCGTTTCACCTGTACCTGATGGCGTTGCCGCCCGGTCTGCCGGAAGAGCTGATCGCAGCCAGCCCGGACGCGTTCTTCGGGTACTTCCTCGATCTGTGGGCCAAGAGCCCCTTCCCCGCCGACGTACGGGCCGAGTACCTGGACGCGTGCCGGAAGGCGGTGCCTTCGATCGTCGCCGACTATCGCGCGACGGCCGGGATCGACGTACAGGAGGACCAGGCAGACCTTGCTACAGGCAACCAATTGCAGATGCCGGTGACCGTGCTGCAGCAGGACTGGGGCGCCCAGCTCGGCTTCGACGCCGCCTCGCTGTGGCAGGCCTGGGCACCGAAGCTGGAGCACCTGACCGTCGACTACGGCCACTTCATGGCTGAGGAGGCGCCGGCAGAGATCGCGGCGATCCTCCGTGGCCTGCTGAAGCGCTGA
- a CDS encoding glutaredoxin family protein, producing MRVTLYGKPGCHLCDDARAIVEQVCAELGVGWNEVDITTDPKLFEEYGEQIPVTFVDGRQHDFWRVDPVRLKKALAS from the coding sequence ATGAGGGTCACGCTGTACGGGAAACCGGGCTGTCACCTCTGCGACGACGCCCGGGCGATCGTCGAGCAGGTCTGTGCCGAGCTGGGCGTCGGCTGGAACGAGGTCGACATCACCACCGACCCGAAGCTGTTCGAGGAGTACGGCGAACAGATCCCGGTCACCTTCGTCGACGGCCGCCAGCACGACTTCTGGCGGGTGGACCCGGTCAGACTGAAGAAGGCCCTGGCTAGTTAG
- a CDS encoding redox-sensing transcriptional repressor Rex produces the protein MTPARSRRPGAPTRTERGIPEATVARLPVYLRALTALSDSGIATASSEDLATAAGVNSAKLRKDLSYLGSYGTRGVGYDVEYLRYQIAREIGVTQDWAVVIVGIGNLGHALANYSGFGTRGFRIVALLDAAPELVGEQIGDMVVRDFAELEDIVAADRVSIGVITTPAGPAQEVCDRLVAAGVTSILNFAPVVLSVPAGVDIRKVDLSIELQILAYHEQRKSGEAALPEVPELPAMNGVVTDLPSVGGGVA, from the coding sequence GTGACGCCTGCCCGCAGCCGTCGCCCCGGCGCGCCGACGAGAACCGAACGCGGCATTCCCGAGGCCACTGTCGCGCGCTTGCCGGTGTATCTGCGGGCCCTGACCGCCTTGTCGGACAGTGGGATCGCCACCGCGTCGAGCGAGGATCTGGCGACCGCCGCCGGGGTCAACTCGGCCAAGCTCCGCAAGGATCTGTCCTACCTGGGCTCCTACGGCACCCGCGGGGTCGGGTACGACGTGGAGTACCTGCGCTACCAGATCGCCCGCGAGATCGGCGTCACCCAGGACTGGGCCGTCGTCATCGTCGGGATCGGAAACCTCGGTCATGCGCTCGCGAACTACTCCGGCTTCGGCACCCGCGGCTTCCGGATCGTGGCCCTGCTGGACGCCGCGCCCGAGCTGGTCGGTGAGCAGATCGGCGACATGGTCGTCCGCGACTTCGCCGAGCTGGAGGACATCGTCGCCGCCGACCGGGTCTCGATCGGGGTCATCACCACTCCCGCCGGTCCCGCCCAGGAGGTCTGCGACCGGCTGGTCGCGGCCGGCGTGACGAGCATCCTGAATTTCGCGCCGGTGGTGCTGTCCGTGCCCGCCGGCGTCGACATCCGCAAGGTGGACCTCTCGATCGAGTTGCAGATCCTGGCGTACCACGAACAACGAAAGTCCGGAGAGGCGGCGCTCCCCGAGGTGCCCGAGCTACCAGCGATGAACGGCGTCGTCACCGATCTGCCCAGTGTCGGTGGAGGTGTCGCGTGA